The Solanum pennellii chromosome 11, SPENNV200 genome contains a region encoding:
- the LOC107003274 gene encoding transmembrane protein 50 homolog, protein MDFSEIWAIFGPGVAGAVFGAGWWFWVDAVVCSSVKISFLHYLPGIFASLAALMFNCVRKEDIDYSPYDEGEWRLKLWLFIAYVVSFVSLAASVGLLIQDALEKSGPSAWTGVAGVLQCVCVLISGLVYWTSHSES, encoded by the exons ATGGATTTTTCAGAGATATGGGCTATATTTGGACCTGGGGTCGCCGGCGCTGTCTTCGGCGCCGGATGGTGGTTCTGGGTTGACGCCGTTGTTTGTAGCTCCGTCAAAATCTCTTTCCTTCATTATCTTCCAG GTATATTTGCATCTTTGGCTGCTTTGATGTTTAATTGCGTCAGAAAAGAGGATATTGATTACTCACCTTATGATGAAGGAGAGTGGAG GTTGAAGCTGTGGCtatttattgcatatgttgtATCGTTTGTGTCTTTGGCTGCATCAGTTGGTCTATTGATACAAGATGCGCTGGAAAAATCTGGTCCTTCAGCTTGGACAGGAGTTGCAGGTGTTCTGCAATGTGTGTGTGTCTTAATCAG CGGGCTGGTCTATTGGACATCACACTCAGAATCTTGA